A single genomic interval of Petroclostridium xylanilyticum harbors:
- the obgE gene encoding GTPase ObgE has product MFVDTAKIYIKAGNGGNGAVSFHREKYVPAGGPDGGDGGKGGDVIFVVDSGLSTLMDFRYKKKYKAENGEDGKGGKSFGKNGEDLVIKVPPGTIIKDALTDIVIADMVEPGQQFVAAKGGKGGWGNVHFATPTRQAPKFAKSGEPGEEKEVILELKLLADVGLIGFPNVGKSTVLSVVSEARPKIANYHFTTINPNLGVVNLGEGNSFVLADIPGLIEGAHAGIGLGHEFLKHVERTRMLIHVVDVSGIEGRDPLQDFDTINKELAQYNPKLAKKLQVVAANKIDLLENEEAFEKFKDVIEQRGYKVFGISAAINKGVRELMLYVSGKLKELPPPAIFTEEDEEMKVYKVEEEKPFTVKVENGIYIVEGKWVQKIVGSTNFNDAESLQYFQRALKRKGVIQELENMGIQEGDTVKIYDIEFDYMR; this is encoded by the coding sequence ATGTTTGTAGATACAGCAAAGATATATATAAAAGCAGGAAATGGCGGCAATGGGGCTGTGTCATTTCACAGGGAGAAATATGTCCCCGCAGGGGGTCCTGATGGTGGCGATGGAGGAAAAGGTGGGGACGTTATATTTGTCGTTGACAGCGGATTAAGCACACTTATGGATTTTAGATATAAGAAGAAATATAAAGCTGAAAATGGAGAAGACGGCAAAGGAGGTAAATCTTTCGGAAAAAATGGAGAAGACCTGGTAATAAAAGTTCCTCCAGGAACTATTATTAAAGATGCGCTTACCGATATAGTCATTGCAGATATGGTAGAGCCTGGTCAGCAGTTTGTTGCAGCAAAAGGCGGTAAAGGCGGTTGGGGCAATGTGCATTTTGCAACGCCTACAAGGCAGGCACCAAAATTTGCAAAAAGCGGAGAACCGGGCGAGGAAAAAGAAGTTATTCTTGAATTGAAATTATTGGCTGATGTTGGCCTTATAGGATTTCCTAATGTAGGAAAATCCACTGTATTATCAGTGGTTTCCGAAGCCCGGCCTAAAATTGCAAATTATCATTTTACGACTATAAACCCTAATTTGGGTGTAGTGAATTTAGGGGAAGGAAACAGCTTTGTACTTGCAGATATTCCTGGACTAATTGAAGGAGCTCACGCCGGTATTGGGTTGGGGCATGAATTTTTAAAACATGTGGAACGGACACGTATGCTTATTCATGTGGTGGATGTATCAGGGATAGAAGGACGAGACCCTCTTCAAGACTTTGATACAATTAATAAAGAACTTGCACAGTACAATCCCAAGCTAGCCAAAAAATTACAAGTTGTAGCAGCAAATAAGATAGATTTGCTGGAAAATGAGGAAGCATTTGAGAAGTTTAAGGATGTCATTGAGCAGCGGGGATATAAAGTATTTGGTATTTCAGCTGCCATCAATAAGGGGGTTAGGGAACTAATGCTGTATGTTTCCGGCAAATTAAAAGAACTTCCGCCACCTGCCATATTTACTGAAGAAGACGAAGAAATGAAAGTATATAAAGTAGAAGAAGAAAAGCCTTTTACCGTTAAAGTTGAAAATGGCATTTATATCGTCGAGGGAAAATGGGTACAAAAGATTGTTGGTTCTACTAATTTTAATGATGCCGAATCGCTGCAGTATTTCCAAAGGGCCCTGAAAAGAAAAGGGGTTATACAGGAATTGGAGAACATGGGTATTCAAGAAGGAGATACTGTAAAAATATATGATATAGAGTTTGACTATATGCGATAA
- the rpmA gene encoding 50S ribosomal protein L27, which yields MFKINIQLFAHKKGVGSTKNGRDSEAKRLGVKRADGQFVLAGNILVRQRGTKIHPGENVGKGSDDTLFALIDGKVKFERKGRDKKQVSVYPVEEAVAQ from the coding sequence ATGTTTAAAATTAATATTCAATTATTCGCACATAAAAAAGGTGTAGGTAGTACTAAAAACGGCCGTGATAGTGAAGCTAAAAGACTTGGTGTTAAAAGGGCCGATGGACAATTTGTGTTAGCTGGAAATATCCTGGTAAGACAAAGAGGTACAAAAATTCACCCTGGTGAAAATGTTGGCAAGGGTAGCGACGATACTTTATTTGCTCTTATCGATGGAAAAGTTAAATTTGAAAGAAAAGGCAGAGATAAGAAACAGGTAAGTGTATATCCAGTTGAAGAGGCTGTAGCACAATAA
- a CDS encoding ribosomal-processing cysteine protease Prp, translating into MIHAEIFKDENGNIVKYKIYGHSGYAKTGSDIVCAAVSSVSQAAVLGLTRVLGIQVGLEIKDAYLECILPEKLDECIRQKANIILETMVLTLKEFEDQYSKYVQVLEQEV; encoded by the coding sequence ATGATTCATGCAGAAATTTTTAAAGACGAGAATGGAAATATTGTAAAGTATAAAATATATGGACATTCTGGATATGCTAAAACCGGAAGTGATATTGTTTGTGCAGCTGTTTCAAGTGTCAGCCAGGCAGCTGTTCTGGGACTTACCAGAGTTTTAGGAATTCAGGTAGGTCTTGAAATTAAAGATGCTTATCTTGAATGCATACTTCCTGAAAAGCTTGATGAATGTATTCGGCAAAAGGCGAATATCATTCTAGAGACGATGGTTTTAACTTTAAAAGAATTTGAAGACCAGTATAGTAAGTATGTTCAGGTTCTTGAACAGGAGGTGTAA
- the rplU gene encoding 50S ribosomal protein L21 yields the protein MYAIIETGGKQYKVQEGDILFIEKLAAEEGSAVKFDKVLAVSKDDSVNFGTPVLNGVSVDAKVLSHGKGKKIIIFKYKPKKGYRKKQGHRQPYTKVQIEKINA from the coding sequence ATGTACGCAATTATTGAAACTGGTGGAAAACAATACAAGGTTCAAGAAGGAGATATTTTATTCATTGAAAAGCTTGCTGCTGAAGAAGGAAGTGCAGTAAAATTTGATAAGGTGCTGGCAGTTTCCAAGGATGACAGTGTGAATTTTGGAACTCCTGTATTGAACGGTGTAAGTGTGGATGCAAAAGTTTTATCCCATGGAAAAGGTAAAAAGATTATTATCTTTAAGTATAAGCCAAAAAAAGGCTATAGAAAAAAACAGGGACATAGGCAGCCATACACTAAGGTACAGATTGAAAAGATCAATGCATAA
- a CDS encoding Rne/Rng family ribonuclease — MSNEIIVDISMGQTRVALLEDKELVELYIEGPAHQGMVGNIYRGKVISVLPGMQAAFVDIGYEKNAFLYVKDIIVNDQDDNDSDEYCEICGDNPTGMNITDIVKVGQEITVQVVKEPIGTKGPRVTTNITLPGRYLVLLPNANHIGISKRVDSEDEKRRLKALVQNIKPKDMGIIVRTEGEGKELSDFTHDLNFLLKLWSKVKAAEASGPVPRMLHKDFNLLFRSVRDLFTTNIDKFVINDKEQYARVIELTDMLSSALTQKVEYFSKDYDIFEYYQIKGKISKALEKKVWLKCGGYIVIDQTEALTVIDVNTGKYVGETDLEDTVLKTNLEAAKEIAKQLRLRDIGGIIIIDFIDMHGQEHWDKVIETLKHYLKKDKTKTTVVGITHLGLVEMTRKKVRERLSTILRVDCPNCKGTGKILRN, encoded by the coding sequence ATGTCAAATGAGATAATTGTAGACATAAGTATGGGACAAACAAGGGTGGCTTTGTTGGAAGACAAAGAACTTGTTGAACTATACATAGAAGGTCCTGCCCATCAGGGAATGGTGGGAAATATTTATAGAGGTAAAGTGATTAGTGTCCTTCCGGGTATGCAAGCTGCTTTTGTGGATATTGGGTATGAAAAAAACGCTTTTTTATATGTCAAGGATATTATAGTTAATGACCAGGATGATAATGATTCAGATGAATATTGCGAAATATGTGGTGACAATCCTACAGGGATGAATATCACTGATATAGTGAAGGTTGGACAGGAAATAACTGTTCAAGTGGTAAAAGAGCCTATAGGGACAAAAGGTCCACGGGTTACAACAAATATTACACTGCCGGGGCGTTACCTTGTTCTTTTGCCAAATGCAAACCATATTGGTATCTCTAAAAGAGTTGATAGTGAAGATGAGAAACGACGACTGAAAGCGTTGGTGCAAAACATAAAGCCCAAAGATATGGGAATTATTGTCCGTACTGAAGGTGAGGGGAAAGAACTATCAGATTTTACGCATGACCTGAACTTCCTTCTTAAATTATGGAGTAAGGTGAAAGCTGCAGAAGCATCGGGGCCGGTACCCCGCATGCTGCATAAGGACTTTAATTTGCTGTTTCGCTCAGTGCGGGACCTATTTACAACCAACATAGATAAATTTGTAATTAATGACAAGGAACAGTATGCAAGGGTAATTGAATTAACAGACATGCTTTCTTCTGCATTGACGCAAAAAGTAGAATACTTCAGTAAAGACTATGATATTTTTGAATATTACCAAATTAAGGGGAAGATCAGTAAAGCATTAGAAAAAAAAGTATGGTTAAAATGCGGGGGATATATCGTAATAGATCAGACAGAAGCCTTGACGGTTATTGATGTCAATACCGGGAAATATGTGGGCGAAACAGATTTGGAAGATACAGTATTAAAAACCAACCTGGAAGCTGCTAAGGAGATTGCCAAACAATTAAGGTTGAGGGATATTGGCGGAATTATAATCATTGATTTCATTGACATGCACGGGCAAGAACACTGGGATAAGGTGATCGAAACATTAAAACATTACCTGAAAAAAGATAAGACTAAAACAACTGTAGTAGGAATAACACATCTTGGACTGGTAGAAATGACTAGAAAAAAAGTAAGAGAGCGCTTATCTACCATACTAAGGGTTGACTGCCCGAACTGCAAAGGTACAGGAAAAATCTTAAGAAATTAA